Genomic DNA from Paenibacillus donghaensis:
TATGCGGGTCGTCGTCCACTACCAGTATCTTGGCCATTTGCAACCGTAACCTCCTCTATGCCGCGGGTCTGCCCCTCTGCTTCTATTCCGGGAATATTCATCTGCAGCTGCTGGGTAGCAAATTCCCGGTACAGCGCATGGTCCTCCAGCAGCTCCTCATGTCTTCCCGAACCGGTAATCCGGCCTTTCTCCATAAAAACAATCTGGTCCGCATTCACGACTGTAGCGAGACGGTGGGCAATCACAATCGTCGTCCGCCCGGCCATTAGATTGGACAGGGCCTTCTGCACCACCGCCTCCGATTGGCTGTCCAGACTGGAGGTTGCCTCATCCAGCATCAATATCTTCGGATTGCGCAGCAGCGCACGGGCAATGGCAATCCGTTGCCGCTGTCCGCCGGACAGCTTGACTCCGCGTTCTCCTACATCCGTGTTATACCCTTCCGGCAGCTCATCGATGAAGCCATCGGCATAGGCCATCGCGGCGGCTTGCCGCATCTCCTCTTCGCTGATGTCGCGCTCCAGCCCATAACCGAGATTCTCCTTAATGGTTCCGGCCAGCAGCGGGCTGTCCTGGGACACATAACCGATCAGGCTGCGCCAGGAACGCAGCGAGAATTCAGAAACAGGGGTTTCTCCCAGCATAATCCGGCCGCCCACAGGCTGATAGAAACGCTCCAGCAGCGAGAACAGCGTCGTTTTGCCGCCCCCGCTCGGTCCGACTATGGCTGTCACCTGTCCCGGTAGCATCCGAAAGCTGAGCTGCTTCAGTACCAGCTCACCGCTCTTGTAGCCAAAGCTGACATTGTCCAGAATAATTGGGCCTTCTGCCCCGTTCGCCTCTCTGCTGCCCGCATACTGTTCCTCTTCAGCAGCAAGGGTCTCGATAATCCGCTCCGAGGCTCCCTTGGCCTTCTGAATCTGCGTGAAGAACGTCGTCAGCTGGGTCAGCGGCATAATAATCTGGATCAGATAGAGGATAAAAGCAACCAGTTCCCCCGCCGTAAGCACACCTGCGGATACCTGCATCCCCCCGTAACCGATAATGACCACCAGCAGCATCATGAACACGAAGGAGACCAGCGGGCTGATCATGGCGTTGATCTTGCCCTCACGGATGCCGAAGGACAGCAGGTTCATGATGCCTTTCCGGCCTGCTTCATACTCTCTGGTCTCCGCCCCGGAGGCCTTAACGAGCCGGATCTCGGACAACACCCCGCTGAGCGTCGCTGTGAAGGAGGCTGTCTCATCCTGCATTCCCTTCGATATCTTGTACATCTGCCGCCCTAGCGGTACCAGAATCAGCGCAGATAACGGAATGACGGTGAACAGCACCAGTGTCATCTTCCAGTTGAGGTAGAGTAGTACAGAAACCGAACCAATGATCGAAACCGCGCCGGTAAACAGCGTTGACAGATGCTCGGAAACCAGCGTCTTGATAATGCCGGTATCATTGGTCATCCGGCTGACACTTTCGCCTGTACGGTTATCGTTGTAGTAGCTTACCGGCAGCACCAGAAACTTGCGCCACAGCCGGTCCCGCAGGCCGGATACAACCTTCTGCCCCACATAATTCAGCAGATAGATGGATACCCCTGCAGCTATCGTCTGCGCGATAAAGGCCCCGGCTATTCCGGCAATCTGCAGCTTGCTGACCGAAGCCAGCGAGAAGCCGTCGACCAGATTCTTGGTGAACAGCGGAATAACAAGGCCCACCAGTGTCGAGATCATGCTAAGTCCAATGGCAATGGCCAACAGGCCGTAGGATGGTTTGGTTTCTTTCAATAGAGTCAGGAAAGGTTTCGTCCCCGCTCCTTGCGGTCTTGAAGTTGTAGGGTTGTTCATGGTTATTCTCCTTTGCTATTTCAATCTGACGCAGCAGGCACACAGCCTTTTTTCCTGCCGCTTCCCAACCATACCTGCGGTTTATAAACTGAAGTTAAACGAAGATCACTCCCGGTGATCTCCATCTTTATTTGTCCACTCCTTTTCCAGAGATTTGAATATCTGCTCAAAAGTTGGTTTGTATCCCTTTTCAACACGTGTTACAGTGATAGCAAAGGCCGATATTCGACCGATAGTTTGCAGGCAAGGCATCCAAGCGGGAAAGGAGTGCCCAATTTGCGGGAGAATCCGGGTAAGCAAGCTTCCTACACTTCTTTAAAAGGCTTCAACTTTTTCGTATATGGAACGATGGTGCTCTTCACCAGTTTCTTTCAACTATACCTTCAGGATGTGGGCATGAACAAGCTGGAGATTGGTGCCGTGATGTCCATGGGCGCGCTGGTTTCCATTGTTGCCAACCCTTTCTGGGGAATCTGGAGTGACCGGTATCAGAATATACGGCGGATCGTCATGATCATGCTGACGGGAACGCTGATATTGACACAGCTGGTTTTTCAGGCGAATACATATGAGATGATCTTTATCTGCCTTGCCTTGTTCTATTTCTTTCAAGGACCGCTGTTTGCACAGAGCAATACGATGATCCTCAGCTATATCGAAGGCACGGACCAACGTTTTCGCACCTTTCGGCTCTGGGGTTCACTGGGCTGGGCATTTACAGCGATTATTGCCGGACCCATTCTGGAATGGACGGATGTCTCTGTATTGTCCTACCTGTTCGCAGTTCTGCTGTTCGCGTCCATGGTCTGTCTACTCTTGCTGCCAAGGCTGAGAAGCAACATCGGTATGGCGCCCATGCCGTTCTACGGCTTGCGTACGATTCTGCTTCATCCTTTTTTCCTGTGTTTTCTGTTCTTCGGCATTATGGTATCTATTCCCAATACAATGAATACTACATTTATGTCGCTTTATATTACAGAGCTGGGCGGCAGCAAAAGCATGATCGGCTTCGCCGTGTTTCTCTCCTCGATTCTGGAGGTGGCGGTGTTCCTGCTCTGCGACCGTCTGCTGAAGCGGCGGATTCCCATGCTGCTCGGCTGGCTGGCTGTCGTCAGCGCCCTGTTCGTCCTGCGCTGGTGGCTGATGGCCGCTGCCACTACGCCGCTGCAGGTGGCCCTCATCCAGGTCCTGCACTGCATTACCTTCGGCGGTTTCTTCTACGTCGGAACCCAGCTGACTATGCTGCTGATTCCCCGTCCGTACCGCTCTTCCGGACAAGCGCTTTATGCGTTGACCTGGAGCGGACTGTCAGGTATTCTCGGCGGTATCCTTGGAGGCTGGCTGTATCAGAATCTCGGAGCACAGAGCATGTATCAGTCCAGTGTATTCCTGGCGCTGGTCGGTGCGGTTGGCTTCGGCTTCATGTGGCTGTTCGTGATCCGCGGCGGCTATCGCCCACTCTCTGAGGAGAGTGAAGATCTATTCGAGATCGAGGTCTAAAGAGACCGGATGCCCCCTTCATACAAAAGCTGCCCCGCCTGTAGATTCCTCTACTTGCGGAGCAGCTTTTGTGCATATTGAGCCTGATGATACCCAAGCTAAGTAATTAGCTTGGCCTTATTTTGCAGGCTTAAACGAGCTTTTGAGCGATACAATCAGGTTGAATACCAGATGTCCCGGCACCGTATAGCGGCTGTCTACATTGAAGTAGCCATGACGGAAGAACTGGAATTTATCCTGGGAAACACTATCCTTCAGCGCCGGCTCGACGAACCCCTGAATAATTTTGATCGAATTCGGATTCAACTGGTCGAGGAAGCTGGCTGCCGGCTTATCAACAGCGTCCATCCCTTCAATCTCTGCCTCCTGATCCGGCTCTTCTGCCGAGATCAGCGGCTCGTACAGGCGGAACTCGGCCGGAACGGCCTGGCTGGCTTCCACCCAATGCAGCGTACCCTTAACCTTGCGGCCGGTGAATCCGCTGCCGCTGCGTGTTTCAGGGTCATAGGTACAGTGCAGTTCAACCACTTCACCCTGTTCATTCTTGATAAATTCATTGCATTTAATGAAGTAGGCATTCTTCAGGCGGACTTCATTGCCCGGAAACAGACGGAAATACTTGTTCGGCGGCACTTCCATGAAGTCATCGCGTTCAATGTAAATTTCACGGGAGAACAGCACCTGGCGTGTACCCATCGCTTCATTCTCAATATTGTTCTCCACCTCGAACAGCTCGGTCTGGCCTTCAGGATAGTTGGTGATAACCACCTTTAGCGGGCGCAGCACGCCCATCGTGCGCGGCACGGTCAGCTTCAGATCCTCACGGATGAAATGCTCCAGCATCTGCAGGTCTACCAGACCCTGGCTCTTGGAAATTCCCGCTTCATAGACAAAAGCACGAATCGCTTCCGGTGTATAACCCCGGCGGCGCAGTCCGGAGATGGTTGGCATCCGCGGGTCATCCCAGCCATCCACATGCCCTTCATCCACCAGCTGTTTCAGCTTGCGCTTGCTGGTCATCGTCTGGGCCAGATTCAGGCGGCCGAATTCATACTGATGCGGCACTGCGGGCATCTCGCATTCCGCCACTACCCAGTCATAGAAGGGGCGCTGATCTTCAAACTCCAGCGAGCAGAGCGAGTGAGTGATGCCCTCGATGGCATCCTCCAGGGGATGCGCATAGGTGTACATCGGATAGATACACCATTTGTCACCCGTATTATGGTGATGGGTATGGGAAATCCGGTAGATCACAGGGTCGCGCAGATTAATGTTAGGAGAGGACATGTCGATTTTGGCACGAAGCACCTTCTCGCCATCCTTGAACTCGCCCGCCCGCATCCGGCGGAACAGGTCCAGATTCTCCTCTATACCGCGCTCACGGTAAGGGCTGTTCTGCCCCGGCTCCGTAAGTGTTCCGCGCAGCTCGCGGATCTGGTCGGGACTGAGATCATCCACATAGGCTTTGCCCTTGGTGATCAGCAGCTCGGCCCGGCTGTACATTTCGTCGAAATAATCGGAAGCAAACCGCAGCTCTTCCCACTCATACCCCAGCCACTTCACATCCTCCTGGATGGAATTGACGTATTCCGTATCCTCTTTGAGCGGATTGGTGTCGTCGAATCTCAGATGGGTTCTGCCGCCGAATTCATCGGCCAATGCGAAGTTAATCCAGATCGCCTTGGCATGTCCGATATGTAAATAACCATTAGGCTCCGGAGGAAAGCGTGTAACGACTTCCTTGACTTTGCCTGAACGGAGGTCTTCGGTGATAACGTTCTTAATGAAATTGGAGGGCGTGCTAGGGTTCTCCACAATAATCAACCTTTCCTTCTGTAATTTCTAAGTTTCTCTTGTATAAACATATTACTTATTAATATACCCGTAACGGGGGGATTGATCAATCCAATTGGACTTCGGCCGCGGCGGACAGCCTGCTGAAATCCGCTTTGTTCTTTTGACTTCTCTGCCAGCCGTGAGGTAGCATGAAGACAAACAGCCTTGCTGCTGTAATGATTGACGAGAGGGGATACTTCATCCATGAAAGTGATTAAGCTGCCCAAGGAGCAGCGGGATAGCCTGATAGCGGACATCCGCGACTATTTCGACGTTGAACACGGAGAGACGCTAGGGGAGCTGGCTGCAGGCAATCTGCTTGACTTCTTCATTCAAAAGCTGGGACCGTCCGTGTATAACCAGGCCCTCGGCGATTGCCGCACCCTGGTGGGGCAACGCATGTTGTCCATGGAAGAGGATATGTA
This window encodes:
- a CDS encoding ABC transporter ATP-binding protein; the encoded protein is MNNPTTSRPQGAGTKPFLTLLKETKPSYGLLAIAIGLSMISTLVGLVIPLFTKNLVDGFSLASVSKLQIAGIAGAFIAQTIAAGVSIYLLNYVGQKVVSGLRDRLWRKFLVLPVSYYNDNRTGESVSRMTNDTGIIKTLVSEHLSTLFTGAVSIIGSVSVLLYLNWKMTLVLFTVIPLSALILVPLGRQMYKISKGMQDETASFTATLSGVLSEIRLVKASGAETREYEAGRKGIMNLLSFGIREGKINAMISPLVSFVFMMLLVVIIGYGGMQVSAGVLTAGELVAFILYLIQIIMPLTQLTTFFTQIQKAKGASERIIETLAAEEEQYAGSREANGAEGPIILDNVSFGYKSGELVLKQLSFRMLPGQVTAIVGPSGGGKTTLFSLLERFYQPVGGRIMLGETPVSEFSLRSWRSLIGYVSQDSPLLAGTIKENLGYGLERDISEEEMRQAAAMAYADGFIDELPEGYNTDVGERGVKLSGGQRQRIAIARALLRNPKILMLDEATSSLDSQSEAVVQKALSNLMAGRTTIVIAHRLATVVNADQIVFMEKGRITGSGRHEELLEDHALYREFATQQLQMNIPGIEAEGQTRGIEEVTVANGQDTGSGRRPAYPRIGGSIPES
- a CDS encoding MFS transporter, translated to MPNLRENPGKQASYTSLKGFNFFVYGTMVLFTSFFQLYLQDVGMNKLEIGAVMSMGALVSIVANPFWGIWSDRYQNIRRIVMIMLTGTLILTQLVFQANTYEMIFICLALFYFFQGPLFAQSNTMILSYIEGTDQRFRTFRLWGSLGWAFTAIIAGPILEWTDVSVLSYLFAVLLFASMVCLLLLPRLRSNIGMAPMPFYGLRTILLHPFFLCFLFFGIMVSIPNTMNTTFMSLYITELGGSKSMIGFAVFLSSILEVAVFLLCDRLLKRRIPMLLGWLAVVSALFVLRWWLMAAATTPLQVALIQVLHCITFGGFFYVGTQLTMLLIPRPYRSSGQALYALTWSGLSGILGGILGGWLYQNLGAQSMYQSSVFLALVGAVGFGFMWLFVIRGGYRPLSEESEDLFEIEV
- a CDS encoding glutamine--tRNA ligase/YqeY domain fusion protein, with the translated sequence MENPSTPSNFIKNVITEDLRSGKVKEVVTRFPPEPNGYLHIGHAKAIWINFALADEFGGRTHLRFDDTNPLKEDTEYVNSIQEDVKWLGYEWEELRFASDYFDEMYSRAELLITKGKAYVDDLSPDQIRELRGTLTEPGQNSPYRERGIEENLDLFRRMRAGEFKDGEKVLRAKIDMSSPNINLRDPVIYRISHTHHHNTGDKWCIYPMYTYAHPLEDAIEGITHSLCSLEFEDQRPFYDWVVAECEMPAVPHQYEFGRLNLAQTMTSKRKLKQLVDEGHVDGWDDPRMPTISGLRRRGYTPEAIRAFVYEAGISKSQGLVDLQMLEHFIREDLKLTVPRTMGVLRPLKVVITNYPEGQTELFEVENNIENEAMGTRQVLFSREIYIERDDFMEVPPNKYFRLFPGNEVRLKNAYFIKCNEFIKNEQGEVVELHCTYDPETRSGSGFTGRKVKGTLHWVEASQAVPAEFRLYEPLISAEEPDQEAEIEGMDAVDKPAASFLDQLNPNSIKIIQGFVEPALKDSVSQDKFQFFRHGYFNVDSRYTVPGHLVFNLIVSLKSSFKPAK
- a CDS encoding DUF2164 domain-containing protein, producing MKVIKLPKEQRDSLIADIRDYFDVEHGETLGELAAGNLLDFFIQKLGPSVYNQALGDCRTLVGQRMLSMEEDMYSLEWQQRK